The genomic segment AATTTTTTCCAAAGTGACCTTTATTTCTGTGCTGTTTGTCCTCCTCAGAGTCCACTACATGCCAGCAGTGTCTGCCAGAGCAGTGGGCTCCTGCAGGCAGTGAGGAATGTCTGAGTAGGACCGTCCTGCTGCTCGCTTGGGACAACCCTCTCTCCATTGCCCTGCTTGTCTTTCTGGCCGCCTGTGTTCTCATGACCTCCAGCACTGCACTAATCCTAATGCTCAACCTGAACACGCCTGTGGCCAAGTCTGCCGGAGGCCGCACCTGCCTGCTGATGCTGGCAGCCATGACTGCCGCTGCCATGAGCTCTTTGTGCCATTTTGGCCAGCCATCTCCTCTGGCCTGCCTCCTCAAGCAACCTctattcagcttcagcttcacTGTGTGTCTGGCTTGCATCACTGTGCGCGCCCTCCAGGTGGTCTGCATTTTTAAATTTGCATCCAACCTGCCACCAGCCTATGACAAGTGGGCCAAAAAACATGGGCCAGAGTTAACCATTTTCCTAGTGTCTGTCATTATCTTGCTTATTTCTGTGGTCCGCGTAGCCCTCGACCCTCCACAGCCATCCCAGGATCTTGACTTCTACCAGGACAGCATTGTTCTGGAGTGCAGTAACACTCTCTCGACTGGTGCTGGCTTTGAGCTCGGTTATGTATCACTGCTCAGCgtcctctgcttctctttcaGCTACATGGGCAAAGACCTACCAGCCAACTACAATGAGGCTAAGTGTGTCACCTTCAGCCTCATGGTGTACATGATCTCCTGGATCAGCTTCTTCACTGTCTACTTCATTGGCAGAGGCCCGTTCACCATGGCCGCTAATGTTTTTGCCATACTCTTCAGCGTTCTGACCTTCCTTGGGGGCTATTTCCTGCCCAAGATTTATATTATTGTCCTGAGGCCAGAAATGAATACTACTGCCCATTTCCAGAACTGCATTCAGATGTATACCATGAACAAAAGATGAAGTTGTAATgatttatttcaataaaaagcaGATGAAGAGAAGCTACAGAGAAAGTCTACCAGGAAAAGTGACAGGAAAAAATTCCCTTTGATATTGATCTGATAAGAGTTTAAtatgtgtatagtgtgtgttcaaataaagctgcattacaTTGTCTCAGAATAAAAAACCTCTGCTTGAAGATCAGAGGTCATGCTTACGTATATATCTGTCGCTTGGAGAGACACTTGCTCAGGGACATTTTAACTTATAACTGTTTTTCAGTTATATACAGCTCTTGTTAACTTAGTCTTACTTACTTAACCAACTGTTTTAGTCTAatcatattattaaaatatgcagCAAGGGGTAGTTTCACAAATATTATTTAGatataataatgtttatatGTTAGAGTTCCACAAGCAAAAGTACATTTCTCTGAAGTTTCCTCAAAGTAACAACAGACTGAGAGAGGATTAAAACTCTTGGTAAAGAAATGGTTAATGAAATGTCAATCATAGGTTTGATTTCCTAGTTTGTGTAACTcacttttgtctgtttgtttttgtttgttttgttattacATGAATATCGGGTATTAgggccaggcaaaaaaaaaagaaaaagagaatgaataGGCTTTATGTTATTGATATGATACATTTATCAGTTACAAATACAGTTGCACCACTTCAGAAAATCACCTTCACACGCCAAAGATGTACACACTCCAGCTGCTGGCATAGTCAGTGGCTCTACTAACTTGGTTTGATCCTGCGGTACTGTGGACAAGTCTCTGCAGTAAGTTGatttcattctcttttctttttcttttttttttgcctggcccTAATACTCTGTGGTAATATCAGCCATTATACCACCATATTTGTCCTTTGACTTTAGCTTTGTGGTATTTTTAATCCCAGATCATTTGATATAAAACTACTATAACAGACCAGCCAAGGAGTCAGTGAAAcattttcaattaaattaaattaaattcacttTAATTGTCATTCTTATGCAAGTACATCCAATTTCAACACTAATTTCAATAGTTACATCCCAGtttcaaattattaaattatttattctttataaaacaaacagaaagctgaatttgaaagaagaaaaccaAGCAGGCAGTGGCCGGCCACAAAATAAAAGGATGTGAGAGTTTGCTATTGAAGAGAATCAACAggtactgtgttttttttaccacagcGCCCCCTGCCAGCTGCATGAGGGATATCaaactaataattattattggttaagttatactatatataatattaataataaagtttttatgtttttaggtAAGCTAGTTTATAGAATTGGGTTGGGTTGCTGCCAGGGGTTGGGGGTGTTAGTtaattgtgtgtatgtatgtaagtgtaTATGTTGTTTGTTACCCTTATTCAACAATAAAAATAGTTGATAACAAAAAAGATTTTGGTTTTGATTAAGTGATTTGTAAAGCTTTTATAGTTTATAAATGTCAGTTCAAGTCACCAGAACAAGTGATATGATACGTTTTTCAGGGATTCAACAACAAGTGGCAGATggtaacagaaaaaaacaagtttcaGAATAGCGACACCTTGGCATAAAGTCTTGTTGCATATTAGATAAATAAATGCACAATTgtcctgttcacacacacacacacacacacacacacacacacacacacacacacacacacacacacacagtcactgtgCTGCTGTTAGCTGTTGTTTGAGAGAAGAGATGAAAAGGCCTTTTGTAGCTGGGAGGTCAGCCCTATTGACCAGTAGATGTGTGAGTAGAGTCCGAGCCTGGCGTTCCcacagtctgtctgtccacTCACAGCTTAATACCCTCTGTCAACAATTGAAGTGTGCCATGGGTGAACAAGCAGGAGTTTTATTGTCAGCACCTAACGGACACACAGTAAAGTTCAAAAAGTTTTATTTCACAAGTTGACTGATCCATTTTATTTTGGACACTAGGTGTATCCTCTGAAAATCAAAAGCTTGGGATCAAAATTACAAGCAGGAGTCAACATATTTGAAAGCACACTCTAGATGGCATTCAAATTACATAAATGGTATGTATTGTTTACTTCagcaatattacattttattaaattcctCACAATATTATTAGTTTATGTTAAATGTTCTAAAAGGTATCATCTCAATGTGTAACAGTGACACTAGAAGATGTTCAGAGGTGTTTTGAGATATTTGCTGAAAAATTTGAAAGGGAAAAACTGCAATGCAAAAATCTGAAATGTCCAAACAATTGCAATGTAAGGTTGAAGAAATGTCTTTGTTCCCAAAATGTGGATTATTTCACATAAGTATTTCTGAATTTACACATCTAATTAAATCTCAGAAACATGCTCACTTGTATTATCTTTTCCTTGCATGCCACCTGAGCATTGAATCCTGCCTTTCTTTAATTATTCCCTGGGTCCCCATCAGGAACCACAGCCTGTGTTCCCCTGTGTAACTGGACTGTGAGATAAGAGATAAGAGACTGACAGCACATTATTCTCAGGCTGATATATTTATTGGGACTGGTTTTATCTCTACTGGCCAGTCTGTGTTAACTCCACCTCTGAGTTATTGATTTGTTTGTCATTGTAACAAACCCCAGCCCTGTCCAGTGATGCTAATATATCACTATAAAATGAGGACAGACTCGACAGAGAGATCACAGTGTACACTTTCATCCAGAAGGAGCTGCCCACTACACCTGCACAGATGTGGCTCCTTGCTCCACCAATTACTCTTCTGGTCATAAAATCAGGATCTCTGAGAAAGATAAAGTGAGTGAGTTGCAGCAGATATTTTAACAGTCAGATAGCATGTGTGTTACTGATTTGAATCATGAGCTTACTTACTATCTCCTTTTCCCCAGTTAAGAAAACATTTCAAGAGTTTGAGCTTCCTTTGCTCCAACACAGAGGCCTCAGTCGCTCCTCTGCAGGGCTGCCAGCAACAGGAACAGCTCCTCCAGACCCAAAGAGCCAGCAGGTCTTCTCTAGTCTGTTCCACCCTCAGGCCCACCATGCTGCAggacagcagcatcagcagcagacGAGGCCCGTGTGGAGGCCTTGACACTGTGAAGCCTGAGGGGAGCTGCACTCTCCCTCACTATGTGCGAAATATGCATTTCCAGCCTGCTCATTCATGCTGTTACtgagtgtttttgtttcatcATATTGATGAGCTTATGTGTAATAGGTACTCTGCCTCATTGTAATAACAagttctgtcttttttcatcAGTGTCTTGTTCCTGtaactgaaaatgtattcattgtgTGAAGTTGGAATTTCGCTGAAGTTTAAAGTTTGACACATTATGTTTGAAACTAGCATGGTTAATAATGAAGATTTCAGCTGGCCACATATTCTCTGCAGCAACAGTTTGCTCTctgggaaaggaaagaaacagagcaAAAACTAATTTGTGTGCTGTgcattattataatgtaatataaataaatgctgtGTATTGGAAATAggatttaattaataaaaatgtgccaGTAAATGTTTACTGTAACTTAAATTTTGAtgtcaataaaatatatattttacttttctttaaatttgtGTGGATCTATGAATttcaaatacagtatgtacattaTTCAAGAAACAGAAtgacctcagtgtgtgtgtgttttttcattgttatggTGGCTTGATTTAAACAAGATTGAACTTGTAAGCcttgatttgatgttttttcatcAATTTTCTTTGGTAATTGGAGATAAAATTCATTTTGTCATGTGAAGATCAGTAAATTCCGGCAGATACTTTTCTTCTATGATTTacgtttttaaaataatatattagtaCACACACTTACTCAACACTTGCTTGTGTCTTaatgtgtgaatatttttattgttcaaGTGGAatgaacaaatatttaattaaatgttgaGCTGTTTCCTGATAAATAATGTATGAATCAAAGAAAATGattgcttttatttgtgtttctacGTGTGAACATGACTTTTACCTCTagttttatgtactgtatgtacaaaaACTTCCTGAACCACACATCACATGACCCTCTCCAAAATAAAGACAACATCAGGGCAGTTTAAACTGGCCAAAGAGACACATATTTCCTTTAGTTAAAAGGAAAGTCCTCACTATacagaggtgttttttttagttgaaacatgaaacatgaaaatatgatCTCATGAACCATTTTTTCAATGATTGTatctttttattgttaattGTCATACAAAGAAATGAGTTTTAAGAGCCTAAATGTAATAGCAAACCAGCCAATAatcactggcacacacacacacacacacacacacacacacacacacacacacacacacacacacacacacacacactcacaccatcaacacatcataatcatcatcatcctgaTCCATAACATTAAAAGTTTGACATAGTTAATTcaaaacagaagagaaatatTCTCAACAGCAGCCGTCAGTATAACACAGTATGGCATATATATACTGTTACTTCAAGCAGTCCAAAGATAAACTCCACTGGAGTAAACAATCCTTTTACAAGATTTGACAAAACCATCATCACTTAAAACTAGctttaaacacaaagaaaaagcaaacatCAGATGTGAATCAAAGTCAAAGCAGGACAATCTTCAAATAAGTGAGAGCCTTCGCTTTTACTACTTGTCCATCAATGTGATGAGACAATAAGGAAACCCACCATGAATAAGCAGGCTGGAAATGCATATTTCCTACATAGTGAGGGAGAGTGCAGCTCCCCTCAGGTctcacagtgtctgtgtgtcagagtCTACCAAGGCCTCCACATGGggcctctgctgctgctactgctgctgctgctgctgtcctgcAGCGTGGTGGGGCTGAGGGTGGAACAGACTGGGGAAGAGCTGCTGGCTCTCTGGGTCTGGAGGCCCTGCAGAGGAGTGACAGAGGCCTCTGTGTTGGAGCtggcagacaggaagtgcataGAGTCCCTCCAGCAGTGAGAGTAGCCTTGGCTGTAGTCACCCTGACAGAGGCctggctgcagctgctgccGCAGGAAGCTCACAGTCATCTCCAGGATGTCGGCTTTCTCCAGCTTGGAGTTGGGCTCTTGCTTGTGAAACTCCTTCTCCAGAATGATCTTGAGCTGCTCGATGCAGCTGTTGATGCGATCTCTGCGCATTTTCTCCACAACAGGTTTTCTTaactggaggagaggagataacaGAAGTAAGTTCATGATTCAAATTCAGCAATAATCagatattactactactgtaaaagctgttgaaaaacattaaagtctacttcaatACTCACTTTGATGTTATCTCTTTCAGAAATCCTGATGTGCTGAATAGAGGAGTAGTTGGTGGAGCAGGGAGCCATGTCTGTGTAGGTAAAGAGAACAGCTTCTTCTGGACAGCAATGTCAGCTCTGATGTCTCTGGAGGAGTTGCTGCTCATTTTATAGTGTGTCATTAGCATAACAAAGCCATGTGGCTCAGGCCGGGCTGGGGTTCCCACACTCTGACCAGTGGGACTCCCAGCACAACAATAGAAGACATGTCAATAACTCAGAGGGTGTGTATCTGTGCTTGGCATGTTTCCCAAGATAAGCAACAGGTAATTAACACTTTATCAAGCGGTCAACAGAGATTTTTATCACAGACTGAAAGTCAAAATTAAATTTTTGGATGTAAAATAAGGGGAAATACAGGATACACACTAAAGAACATCTtcaaaggaaggaggaggaggagggactgCAATTAAAGACCAAATGCTTCACT from the Scomber japonicus isolate fScoJap1 chromosome 4, fScoJap1.pri, whole genome shotgun sequence genome contains:
- the her12 gene encoding LOW QUALITY PROTEIN: hairy-related 12 (The sequence of the model RefSeq protein was modified relative to this genomic sequence to represent the inferred CDS: inserted 1 base in 1 codon) — encoded protein: MLMTHYKMSSNSSRDIRAXHCCPEEAVLFTYTDMAPCSTNYSSIQHIRISERDNIKLRKPVVEKMRRDRINSCIEQLKIILEKEFHKQEPNSKLEKADILEMTVSFLRQQLQPGLCQGDYSQGYSHCWRDSMHFLSASSNTEASVTPLQGLQTQRASSSSPVCSTLSPTTLQDSSSSSSSSSRGPMWRPW